In the genome of Rhodoferax fermentans, one region contains:
- a CDS encoding ROK family transcriptional regulator: protein MTPDKTDTPTPPLLRPRGSNHVGMRQFNERVVLQAIRLNGSLPKADLARLTGLTAQTIGLITSRLEEDDLVLKQSPVRGRIGQPSIPLALNPDGAFSMGIKIGRRNAEWMLVDFTGQVRERLRLDYAFPDIRTLLPTVAEHMHTLHHSLGPFKHRLVGIGLAAPFQMGGWHRMLGLSEAQSEAWNQIDLRTQVQAMTEVPVSFAKDTSAACVAELVAGRGRDLKNFLYLFVDTFVGGGLVINSHLHGGVHGNAGAVASLPMGLAQRSQPPEQLISHASLWELERRLSAQQLDPHAAYDDRALSARYESETRGWIQHAANALAHTVISGTAFLDIDAVVIDGSFSRTLLSELIAATQDALRHYNWEGLWSANVIAGEVGPDARALGGALLPLHANFAPDRDLFLKVGN, encoded by the coding sequence ATGACACCCGACAAGACCGACACACCCACACCGCCGCTGCTGCGCCCACGTGGCTCCAACCATGTGGGCATGCGCCAGTTCAACGAACGGGTGGTGTTGCAGGCCATTCGCCTCAACGGTAGCCTGCCCAAGGCCGACCTGGCCCGCCTGACCGGACTCACCGCCCAAACCATCGGCCTGATCACCTCCCGCCTCGAAGAGGATGACCTGGTGCTCAAACAAAGCCCGGTGCGCGGACGCATTGGCCAACCCTCGATTCCGCTCGCGCTGAACCCGGACGGCGCGTTTTCGATGGGCATCAAGATTGGCCGTCGCAACGCCGAATGGATGCTGGTGGACTTCACCGGCCAGGTGAGAGAGAGGCTGCGGCTGGACTACGCGTTTCCCGACATCAGGACCTTGTTGCCCACCGTGGCCGAGCACATGCACACCTTGCACCACTCCCTCGGGCCGTTCAAACACCGGCTGGTGGGAATTGGCCTGGCGGCGCCGTTCCAGATGGGCGGCTGGCACCGCATGTTGGGTTTGTCCGAGGCGCAGTCCGAGGCCTGGAACCAGATCGACCTGCGGACCCAGGTGCAGGCCATGACCGAGGTGCCGGTGAGTTTCGCCAAAGACACCTCGGCCGCCTGTGTGGCCGAGCTGGTGGCCGGGCGTGGGCGCGATCTGAAGAATTTTTTGTACCTGTTTGTCGACACCTTTGTGGGTGGTGGCCTGGTGATCAACTCACACCTGCATGGCGGTGTGCATGGCAACGCAGGCGCGGTGGCATCTTTGCCGATGGGGCTAGCGCAGCGCAGCCAGCCGCCCGAACAGCTGATCAGCCATGCCTCGTTATGGGAGCTGGAGCGGCGCCTGTCGGCCCAGCAGCTCGACCCTCATGCCGCCTACGATGACCGGGCGCTTTCTGCCCGGTACGAGTCCGAAACCCGCGGCTGGATCCAGCACGCCGCCAATGCGCTGGCCCACACGGTGATCAGCGGCACCGCGTTCCTGGACATTGACGCGGTGGTGATCGACGGCTCGTTCAGCCGCACCTTGCTCTCGGAGCTGATCGCTGCCACCCAGGACGCGCTGCGCCACTACAACTGGGAAGGTTTGTGGAGCGCCAACGTGATCGCCGGCGAAGTCGGCCCCGACGCGCGTGCGCTCGGTGGCGCCTTGCTGCCCTTGCACGCCAACTTTGCACCCGACCGCGACCTGTTCCTCAAGGTGGGGAATTGA
- a CDS encoding DNA-deoxyinosine glycosylase codes for MTSDEPVAQPARLQGLAPLVAPHSRLLVLGSFPGATSLARQQYYAHPQNAFWRILQAIWPSSPYEIRVESYQNRIDWMLDKGIGLWDVYASCERSGSLDSAIQQPQANDLAGLVQRCPQLQVIAHNGGESFKHARLTRSLGLPVYRLPSTSPANASWSFERKLAVWREVIGLAGLV; via the coding sequence TTGACCAGCGACGAACCCGTGGCACAGCCCGCGCGTTTGCAGGGCCTGGCGCCCCTGGTGGCGCCGCACAGCCGGCTGCTGGTGCTGGGCAGTTTTCCGGGCGCCACCTCGCTGGCGCGCCAGCAGTATTACGCCCACCCGCAAAATGCCTTCTGGCGCATTTTGCAAGCCATTTGGCCCTCTAGCCCTTATGAAATAAGGGTAGAAAGCTATCAAAATCGTATTGACTGGATGCTCGACAAAGGCATCGGGCTGTGGGACGTGTATGCCTCCTGCGAACGCTCGGGCAGCCTGGACAGTGCCATCCAGCAGCCCCAGGCCAATGACTTGGCGGGTCTGGTGCAGCGTTGCCCGCAACTGCAGGTGATTGCCCACAACGGCGGCGAGAGCTTCAAACACGCGCGCCTGACCCGCAGTCTGGGTTTGCCTGTTTATCGGCTGCCCTCCACCAGTCCGGCCAACGCCAGTTGGTCGTTTGAGCGCAAGCTGGCCGTGTGGCGCGAGGTGATCGGCCTGGCCGGTTTGGTGTGA
- a CDS encoding DMT family transporter, with amino-acid sequence MLIRLKTFWLSRAGNTRGVLLVMLAMLCWSVLDACNKHLMEQGMAPKEVLFLQATTVLLMVAPWVLWTRGRAVATRHPQMHLLRAGFIVTSAWCAAWAVSHLPLAEASAYLMTGSLFMLPLGVWLLGEKPHWLRWLGVAVGFGGVLTILHPGAGMLRWAALVAMFGALMEAMLGVVLKKYSGKENPIAILVWSQTACWLCFGVMSGFNLPDLPMASWGLLPVIGVASSGIYLSYFFAYRAGDASAVEAGSFSMLLFSPALGYLVFAEQPDVSFWLGAGLLVCGIALVIIEPEGRAH; translated from the coding sequence ATGCTGATCCGTCTCAAAACATTCTGGCTGTCCCGTGCGGGCAACACACGCGGGGTACTGCTGGTCATGCTGGCGATGTTGTGTTGGTCGGTGCTGGATGCCTGCAACAAACACCTGATGGAACAGGGTATGGCGCCCAAAGAAGTGCTGTTTTTGCAAGCCACCACGGTGCTGCTGATGGTGGCGCCCTGGGTGCTGTGGACACGCGGCAGGGCGGTGGCCACGCGCCACCCTCAAATGCACCTGCTGCGCGCCGGTTTTATCGTGACCTCGGCCTGGTGCGCGGCCTGGGCGGTGTCACACCTGCCACTGGCTGAGGCCAGCGCTTATTTGATGACCGGCAGCCTGTTCATGCTGCCGCTGGGCGTGTGGCTACTCGGGGAAAAGCCGCATTGGTTACGCTGGCTGGGGGTGGCCGTGGGTTTTGGCGGGGTGTTAACCATCCTGCACCCCGGAGCGGGCATGCTGCGTTGGGCGGCGCTGGTGGCCATGTTTGGTGCGCTGATGGAAGCGATGCTCGGGGTGGTGCTCAAAAAATACTCCGGCAAGGAGAACCCCATCGCGATCCTGGTCTGGAGCCAAACCGCCTGCTGGTTGTGTTTTGGTGTCATGAGTGGCTTCAACCTGCCTGATCTGCCCATGGCGAGCTGGGGCTTGTTACCCGTCATTGGCGTGGCCTCGTCGGGCATTTACCTGTCCTACTTTTTTGCCTACCGCGCAGGCGACGCCTCAGCGGTCGAGGCGGGCAGTTTTTCGATGCTGCTGTTCAGCCCGGCGCTGGGTTACCTGGTGTTTGCCGAGCAACCGGATGTGTCGTTCTGGCTCGGTGCGGGTTTGCTCGTGTGTGGCATTGCGCTGGTGATCATTGAGCCCGAGGGGCGCGCCCACTGA
- the fliD gene encoding flagellar filament capping protein FliD: MNISQTLSARTSSATTSQTTTQAAAAANPITASINKSTAKLKTQLDTATANLSTLGKFKASVSVVQTSAKSLSSLKDSSTSDEVKKALTAFVNDFNSMLSATQTAAADSSGVSTISRGMTRAMTADFSRVSALRQMGFTKASDGSLKLDTAKFEAAFKASPSNVQGTLAKLGQLVDKAAGKELASDGRINSSMTALSSKSSVLQLQQSALLKAAQQYASLSSASVSSALNFYQSGR, translated from the coding sequence ATGAACATCAGTCAGACATTGAGCGCACGCACCTCAAGTGCCACCACCAGTCAGACCACCACACAGGCTGCGGCCGCTGCCAACCCGATCACGGCCAGCATCAACAAATCCACGGCCAAGCTCAAGACGCAACTCGACACCGCCACCGCCAACCTCTCGACCCTGGGCAAGTTCAAGGCTTCGGTGTCCGTGGTGCAGACCTCGGCCAAAAGCCTGAGCAGCTTGAAGGACAGCAGCACCAGCGATGAGGTGAAAAAAGCGCTGACAGCCTTTGTCAACGACTTCAACAGCATGCTGAGCGCAACCCAGACGGCAGCCGCCGACAGCAGTGGTGTGAGCACCATCAGCCGCGGCATGACCCGCGCCATGACGGCAGACTTTTCCAGGGTCAGTGCCTTGCGGCAAATGGGTTTCACCAAAGCCAGTGATGGCAGCCTGAAGCTTGATACCGCCAAGTTTGAGGCGGCTTTCAAGGCCTCTCCCAGCAATGTTCAGGGCACATTGGCCAAGCTGGGGCAGTTGGTGGACAAGGCAGCGGGCAAAGAACTGGCCAGTGATGGCCGCATCAACAGCTCGATGACTGCACTCAGCAGCAAATCATCGGTCCTGCAGCTGCAGCAAAGTGCTTTGCTCAAAGCCGCGCAGCAGTACGCGAGTTTGTCATCAGCGTCTGTCAGCAGCGCTTTGAACTTCTACCAGTCAGGTCGTTAG
- a CDS encoding acyl-CoA carboxylase subunit beta, whose product MTGGKTKLHLEVLREMRSRAVLGGGQKRIDQQHARGKLTARERLGLLLDEGSFQEFGALSTHDLSAFGLDQQRFPGDGIVTGFGKVNGRRVAVFAQDFTVMGGSFSEVQSQKISRIQDLALQAGIPVIGLNDSGGARIQEGVRSLAAYGEVFVRNVMASGVIPQISVILGPCAGGAVYSPALTDFVIMAGESYMFLTGPEVIKAVTGEQVTAQDLGGSEVHIGRSGVAHLAADTEVEGLAMTKLLLSYLPQNNNEEPPHVTPEDPVNRMDEALNTLIPDGENTPYDIRDAIEAIFDQDSFFEIQAAYAANAVIGFARLDGYSIGVVANQPAFMSGALNIDASDKIARFIRVCDAFNVPIVTFVDCPGFLPGTGQEYDGIIRHGAKIIYAYCEATVPKISIVTRKAMGGAYVAMGSKQMRNDITFAWPSAQIAVMGAGAAVNVLFREEIKKAADPAAREKELLEEYREKFFNPYRAADVGQIDEVIEPRETRPRLIRALEVLRTKVQQNPPKKHGLCPV is encoded by the coding sequence ATGACTGGTGGAAAAACCAAACTGCACCTGGAAGTCTTGCGCGAAATGCGCAGCCGTGCGGTACTCGGTGGTGGTCAGAAACGCATCGATCAACAACACGCCCGCGGCAAACTCACCGCCCGCGAACGTCTGGGCCTGTTGCTCGACGAAGGTTCCTTCCAGGAATTCGGAGCACTCTCCACCCATGATTTAAGTGCCTTTGGCCTGGATCAGCAACGTTTTCCGGGTGACGGTATCGTCACCGGGTTTGGCAAGGTCAACGGTCGCCGGGTCGCCGTGTTTGCCCAGGACTTCACCGTGATGGGCGGCTCGTTCTCCGAAGTCCAGTCCCAAAAAATCAGCCGCATCCAGGACCTGGCGCTGCAGGCAGGTATCCCGGTGATCGGCCTCAACGACTCCGGCGGCGCCCGCATCCAGGAGGGTGTGCGCAGCCTGGCCGCCTACGGCGAGGTGTTTGTCCGCAACGTGATGGCCTCAGGGGTGATCCCGCAGATCTCGGTCATTCTGGGTCCCTGCGCCGGTGGTGCGGTGTATTCACCGGCCTTGACCGACTTTGTCATCATGGCCGGTGAAAGTTATATGTTCCTGACCGGCCCGGAAGTGATCAAAGCGGTCACAGGTGAACAGGTCACGGCCCAGGATCTGGGCGGCTCGGAGGTGCACATCGGACGCAGCGGCGTGGCCCATCTGGCCGCAGACACCGAGGTTGAAGGCCTGGCGATGACCAAGCTGCTGCTGAGTTATCTGCCACAAAACAACAACGAGGAGCCACCCCATGTCACACCGGAAGACCCGGTCAACCGCATGGACGAGGCACTCAACACCCTGATCCCGGACGGCGAAAACACCCCCTACGACATCCGCGACGCCATCGAAGCCATTTTTGACCAGGACAGTTTCTTTGAAATCCAGGCCGCCTATGCCGCCAACGCGGTGATCGGTTTTGCTCGGCTCGATGGCTATTCGATTGGTGTGGTGGCCAACCAGCCGGCCTTCATGTCCGGTGCCTTGAACATCGATGCCAGCGACAAGATTGCCCGTTTCATCCGCGTCTGTGACGCGTTCAATGTGCCGATCGTGACCTTTGTCGACTGCCCCGGTTTCCTGCCCGGAACCGGCCAGGAATACGACGGCATCATCCGCCACGGCGCCAAGATCATTTACGCCTACTGCGAGGCCACCGTGCCCAAAATCTCCATCGTCACCCGCAAGGCGATGGGGGGCGCCTACGTGGCCATGGGGTCCAAGCAGATGCGCAATGACATCACTTTTGCCTGGCCGTCCGCCCAGATTGCAGTGATGGGGGCCGGTGCCGCCGTCAACGTGCTGTTTCGCGAAGAGATCAAGAAGGCGGCCGACCCCGCAGCACGAGAGAAAGAATTGCTGGAGGAATACCGCGAGAAGTTCTTCAACCCCTACCGTGCTGCCGATGTGGGGCAGATTGATGAGGTCATCGAGCCTCGCGAGACACGTCCCCGGCTGATCCGGGCACTGGAAGTGTTACGCACCAAGGTGCAACAGAACCCACCCAAGAAACACGGTCTTTGCCCAGTCTGA
- a CDS encoding OadG family transporter subunit, producing MENLAWGLQMTVLGMGLVFALLGLLWGLLTLVLVLDKEPVTKVSAETSNALAERIAAVAEEAVGAQVPERPSVNGLPADLVAAILVATMKHKLTLRRQAAPVMRSNWPGSQLFASRWVTAGRAQQNHSWQPRGK from the coding sequence ATGGAAAATTTAGCATGGGGACTGCAGATGACTGTCCTGGGCATGGGCCTGGTGTTTGCCTTGCTGGGCTTGCTGTGGGGCCTCTTGACACTGGTGCTGGTGCTCGACAAAGAGCCAGTGACCAAGGTGTCCGCTGAAACATCCAACGCCTTGGCCGAGCGTATCGCCGCCGTGGCCGAAGAAGCGGTGGGTGCCCAGGTGCCCGAACGTCCCTCCGTCAACGGCCTGCCAGCCGATCTGGTCGCGGCGATCCTGGTGGCCACCATGAAACACAAACTGACCTTGCGGCGCCAGGCGGCACCGGTCATGCGCAGCAATTGGCCTGGCAGTCAACTGTTCGCCAGCCGGTGGGTCACCGCTGGTCGGGCACAGCAAAACCATTCCTGGCAACCGAGAGGAAAATAA
- a CDS encoding acetyl-CoA carboxylase biotin carboxyl carrier protein subunit, protein MDRFEVVVGDASYEVTLSGDENLSGAVITPGLHPGQGATGNAANSVAKVRKAPVDTPAASPAARPATSSGGGKNAVTAPMPGTILEVNVKAGDTLERGQQVAILDAMKMHNVIGAPRAGVVAEVCVAAQQNVNHGDVIIRLQEK, encoded by the coding sequence ATGGACCGTTTCGAGGTGGTGGTCGGGGACGCCTCCTATGAAGTCACCCTGTCGGGCGACGAGAACCTGTCCGGTGCGGTCATCACACCTGGATTACATCCCGGCCAGGGGGCAACTGGCAACGCTGCCAACAGTGTGGCCAAGGTGCGCAAGGCACCGGTTGACACACCTGCCGCTTCGCCTGCCGCACGCCCGGCGACCAGCAGTGGTGGAGGCAAAAATGCGGTCACAGCCCCCATGCCAGGCACGATCCTGGAGGTCAACGTCAAAGCGGGTGACACGCTGGAACGAGGCCAGCAAGTGGCCATTCTGGATGCCATGAAAATGCACAACGTGATCGGTGCACCACGTGCTGGTGTGGTAGCCGAGGTCTGTGTGGCTGCGCAGCAGAATGTCAACCACGGTGACGTCATCATCCGGCTCCAGGAGAAATGA
- a CDS encoding sodium ion-translocating decarboxylase subunit beta: MIDQETITLLLKGVTHVTWQSTVMICVSFVLMYLAIVKDYEPLLLLPIAAGCLLANLPLSPLIAEDGMLKVLYNMGITNEMFPLLIFIGIGALTDFGPLLENPRLVLLGAAGQFGIFLTLILALVMGFTPPEAASIGIIGAIDGPTSIYVSGILAPHMLGPITVAAYSYMSLVPIILPPIIKLLTTQKERQIRMPYSSRKISRRTRILFPVVVTVLVGTLVPFATPLIGMLMLGNLMKESGAVERLTKASASEIANAVTLFLGLAIGSTMVGSEFLKASTLAILVLGIIAFAVDAAAGVMFAKLLNWVSGGKVNPMIGAAGISAFPMAARVVQRVAQDEDFENFLLMHAMGANAAGQVASVVAGGVLLALMGAGG, translated from the coding sequence ATGATTGACCAAGAAACGATCACCTTGCTGCTCAAGGGGGTGACCCACGTCACCTGGCAGTCCACGGTGATGATCTGCGTGTCGTTCGTCTTGATGTATCTGGCCATCGTCAAGGACTACGAACCCCTGCTGCTGCTGCCCATCGCTGCAGGCTGCCTGTTGGCCAACCTGCCCCTGTCGCCTCTGATCGCGGAGGACGGCATGCTCAAGGTGCTCTACAACATGGGTATCACCAACGAAATGTTTCCGCTGCTGATCTTCATCGGCATCGGCGCCTTGACCGACTTTGGTCCGCTGCTGGAGAACCCACGTCTGGTGCTGCTGGGTGCGGCTGGCCAGTTCGGGATTTTCCTGACCCTGATCCTGGCCCTGGTGATGGGTTTCACGCCCCCGGAGGCCGCCTCCATCGGCATCATCGGCGCGATTGATGGCCCAACCTCCATTTATGTGAGCGGCATCCTGGCGCCGCACATGCTCGGGCCGATCACGGTGGCCGCTTACAGCTACATGTCACTGGTGCCGATCATCCTGCCACCCATCATCAAACTGCTGACCACGCAAAAGGAGCGCCAGATCCGCATGCCCTACAGCTCGCGCAAGATCAGCCGCCGCACCCGCATCCTGTTTCCGGTAGTGGTCACCGTGCTGGTGGGCACCCTGGTGCCGTTTGCCACGCCGCTGATCGGCATGCTGATGCTGGGCAACCTGATGAAGGAGTCGGGAGCCGTCGAGCGGCTGACCAAGGCTTCTGCCAGCGAAATTGCCAACGCCGTGACCCTGTTCCTGGGCTTGGCCATTGGCTCCACCATGGTGGGCTCCGAGTTCCTGAAAGCCAGCACACTGGCCATTCTGGTGCTCGGCATCATCGCCTTTGCGGTGGATGCCGCCGCCGGGGTGATGTTCGCCAAGCTGCTCAACTGGGTCAGTGGTGGCAAGGTCAACCCGATGATTGGTGCAGCTGGCATCAGCGCCTTCCCGATGGCGGCACGGGTGGTGCAACGAGTGGCCCAAGATGAAGACTTCGAGAATTTTCTGCTGATGCACGCCATGGGTGCCAACGCCGCTGGCCAGGTCGCCAGCGTGGTGGCCGGTGGTGTGTTGCTGGCCCTGATGGGAGCCGGGGGCTGA
- a CDS encoding TVP38/TMEM64 family protein, whose product MQLKISRTSTVVVLATLALLVFVYLWVPVVHQAVHAVVGILTLPDVPQAIAAFRDYLLGFGVWAPLVSGLLMVFQSVVAPLPAFVLTFTNGLLFGWAWGAVLSWSSAMVGALVCFWIARALGRPVVERLVGGSQSLEVSDLFFAKYGKRTILITRLLPFVSFDIISYGAGLTPISVRSFLIATGLGQLPATLVYSYLGQNLTGSIQVLFWVFSITLALFVLGWVVGPGVLRRLRAKHTPTDVKKTS is encoded by the coding sequence ATGCAACTGAAAATCTCCAGAACCAGCACCGTTGTTGTCCTGGCCACCCTTGCCCTGCTGGTATTTGTGTACCTCTGGGTGCCGGTGGTGCATCAGGCGGTCCATGCCGTGGTGGGCATCCTGACCCTGCCCGATGTGCCCCAGGCGATTGCGGCTTTTCGTGACTATTTGCTGGGCTTTGGTGTCTGGGCGCCGTTGGTGTCGGGTCTCTTGATGGTGTTCCAGTCGGTGGTGGCGCCGCTGCCGGCGTTTGTGCTGACCTTCACCAACGGGCTCTTGTTTGGCTGGGCCTGGGGCGCGGTGTTGTCCTGGTCCAGCGCCATGGTGGGGGCGCTGGTGTGTTTCTGGATCGCCCGCGCTTTGGGGCGCCCGGTGGTGGAGCGGTTGGTCGGTGGCAGCCAGTCACTTGAAGTCTCCGATCTGTTCTTTGCCAAATACGGCAAGCGCACCATCCTGATCACACGCCTGCTGCCCTTTGTTTCGTTTGACATCATCAGTTACGGCGCCGGGCTCACGCCCATCTCGGTGCGCAGCTTCCTGATCGCCACCGGCCTGGGGCAGTTGCCCGCCACCTTGGTTTATTCCTACCTGGGCCAGAACCTGACCGGCTCGATCCAGGTGTTGTTCTGGGTGTTTTCCATCACACTGGCGCTGTTTGTGCTGGGCTGGGTTGTGGGCCCGGGTGTGCTGCGGCGGCTGCGCGCCAAGCACACACCCACGGACGTGAAGAAGACATCATGA
- a CDS encoding lysylphosphatidylglycerol synthase transmembrane domain-containing protein codes for MSVTPVANAEAAQAARQARNKERRSLAIRLAISVLLILWLGWHLDLSALSQRLTTLDAFWVTMAFVTVFAAVLISAWKWGLILSTRGFALPYTRLLRHYFVGLFFNNVLPTTVGGDAVRAWETSKDTGETPEAIGSVVTERLIAGMALGATALLGLPFMAFSPRLLGLVGLFLVIDVALVALFLLPKVAEGIVGKLVPPRLSSLHENIHQTVQVVRATLKNRGLFLKVALYSVAFQILVAAVNACIFKAMGVPVTLAQCVIFTPMIFTVTMLPISLSGFGVREAAYWYFFSQVGVSQADAVAASLLFFVIVGISSLPGALLFSLKRPLNQAAKV; via the coding sequence ATGAGCGTCACGCCCGTGGCCAACGCAGAGGCAGCACAAGCAGCGAGGCAGGCACGCAACAAAGAGCGGCGCAGCCTGGCCATCCGCTTGGCCATTTCTGTGCTGCTGATCCTCTGGCTGGGCTGGCACCTGGACCTGTCTGCCTTGTCGCAGCGACTCACCACGCTGGACGCCTTCTGGGTGACCATGGCCTTTGTCACCGTCTTCGCAGCGGTACTGATCTCGGCCTGGAAATGGGGGCTGATCCTCTCAACACGTGGGTTTGCCCTGCCCTACACCCGCTTGCTCCGGCACTACTTTGTTGGCCTGTTTTTCAACAACGTGTTGCCCACCACCGTGGGAGGGGACGCGGTGCGGGCCTGGGAAACCAGCAAAGACACCGGCGAGACACCCGAGGCCATTGGCTCGGTGGTGACCGAACGCCTGATTGCCGGTATGGCCCTGGGGGCGACGGCATTGTTGGGGCTGCCGTTCATGGCATTCAGCCCGCGTTTGCTGGGGCTGGTGGGGCTGTTTTTGGTGATCGACGTGGCGCTGGTGGCCTTGTTCCTGCTGCCCAAAGTGGCTGAAGGCATTGTGGGCAAGCTGGTGCCACCGCGCCTGAGCAGTCTGCACGAAAACATCCACCAAACGGTGCAGGTGGTGCGGGCCACCCTGAAAAACCGTGGGCTGTTCCTCAAGGTGGCGCTGTATTCGGTGGCTTTTCAGATTTTGGTGGCGGCAGTCAACGCCTGCATTTTCAAGGCCATGGGTGTGCCGGTGACGCTGGCGCAGTGTGTGATCTTCACACCGATGATTTTTACCGTCACCATGTTGCCCATTTCGCTCTCAGGTTTTGGGGTCCGGGAGGCGGCGTATTGGTACTTCTTCTCCCAAGTGGGTGTCAGCCAGGCCGATGCGGTGGCGGCTTCACTGCTCTTTTTTGTGATTGTGGGTATATCCAGCCTGCCGGGGGCGCTGTTGTTCTCACTCAAACGGCCCCTCAACCAAGCTGCCAAGGTCTGA
- a CDS encoding rhodanese-like domain-containing protein produces MGTQVVTAVKAALNWLIDPPRELWKRAVNLSRGIQDINVAQAQALIQQGAFVLDVREPDEFEAGHVPASTLIPLGQLADRVAELDSQRTHKIVVICHGGKRSATACGQLAELGFGCTYNIAGGILAWRKAKLPVVR; encoded by the coding sequence ATGGGAACCCAGGTAGTCACCGCCGTCAAAGCCGCTCTCAACTGGTTGATTGACCCGCCACGCGAATTATGGAAACGCGCCGTCAACCTGAGCCGGGGCATCCAGGACATCAACGTGGCTCAGGCGCAGGCGCTGATCCAGCAAGGGGCGTTTGTGCTGGATGTGCGTGAACCAGATGAATTTGAAGCGGGTCATGTACCCGCCTCCACCCTGATTCCACTGGGGCAGCTGGCAGACCGTGTGGCTGAACTGGATTCGCAACGCACCCACAAGATTGTGGTGATCTGCCATGGCGGCAAACGCTCGGCCACCGCCTGCGGGCAATTGGCCGAGTTGGGTTTTGGCTGCACCTACAACATCGCCGGAGGCATCCTGGCCTGGAGAAAAGCGAAATTGCCAGTGGTCCGCTGA
- a CDS encoding VTT domain-containing protein has translation MDILLTLVDFILHVDKHLEVFVQTYGAWVYALLFLIIFVETGVVVMPFLPGDSLLFVVGAMCGVGLMSYPLTVALLLAAAILGNQSNYTIGRYFGPKVFGWEDSRWFNKKAFNQAHAFYEKYGGITIVAARFMPFLRTFAPFVAGVAQMTRSRFTFFDVLGGTLWVGGIVTVGYFFGNIPWVKLHLDKIIWAMILVPGLFVLAGAWRSRAKAA, from the coding sequence ATGGACATTCTCTTGACCCTGGTTGATTTCATCTTGCACGTGGACAAACACCTCGAAGTGTTTGTGCAAACCTATGGCGCCTGGGTCTACGCGCTGCTGTTCCTGATCATTTTTGTCGAAACCGGTGTGGTGGTCATGCCATTTTTGCCGGGCGACTCACTGCTGTTTGTGGTGGGCGCCATGTGTGGTGTGGGTCTGATGAGTTACCCGCTGACGGTGGCGTTGCTGCTGGCTGCGGCGATTCTGGGCAACCAGTCCAACTACACCATTGGCCGCTACTTTGGCCCCAAGGTGTTTGGCTGGGAAGACTCGCGTTGGTTCAACAAAAAAGCCTTCAACCAGGCCCACGCGTTTTACGAAAAGTACGGCGGCATCACCATTGTGGCGGCGCGTTTTATGCCGTTTTTGCGCACCTTTGCGCCCTTTGTCGCCGGGGTGGCGCAGATGACTCGCAGCCGCTTCACCTTTTTTGACGTGTTGGGCGGCACGCTGTGGGTGGGCGGCATCGTCACCGTGGGTTACTTCTTTGGCAACATCCCCTGGGTCAAGTTGCATCTGGACAAGATCATCTGGGCGATGATTCTGGTGCCGGGCCTGTTTGTGCTGGCGGGCGCCTGGCGCTCCCGCGCCAAAGCCGCCTGA